A single region of the Candidatus Peregrinibacteria bacterium genome encodes:
- a CDS encoding DUF2079 domain-containing protein → MPLISAAMGISFLIFEKKNRKHSLNTAIFSLIYFFVSLKIIQFFNSGSYDHWPYVELGNSPLEVIQFIFLHPISTALLAFDNPKKLEMWILILFSGGFLAIFQPKYFLIILPILAQKFFSNDPIHWGSEYHYAVEFAPPIVIGAFLTLNKFHKTFFRISGAGLLLMANLYILLHVHFYDGETLSRIFYKDHYVRENRNEISEAIQSVQNARSVSAQSAFVPHLTNQEIYLFPRVEKSEYILLILNDRNNWPLNTENVNLAYQKLLSSTEYSEIFHKNSVVVFEKN, encoded by the coding sequence ATGCCGCTCATTTCAGCGGCGATGGGAATTTCATTTTTGATATTCGAAAAAAAGAATCGAAAACATTCGCTTAATACCGCTATTTTTAGCCTCATATATTTCTTTGTTTCTCTCAAAATAATCCAATTTTTTAACTCTGGATCGTATGATCATTGGCCGTATGTCGAGCTCGGAAACTCTCCTCTGGAGGTCATTCAATTTATTTTTTTGCATCCTATTTCTACAGCTCTTCTCGCGTTTGATAATCCGAAAAAATTAGAGATGTGGATTCTTATTCTCTTCTCTGGAGGTTTTCTTGCCATTTTTCAGCCAAAATATTTTTTGATCATTCTTCCGATTCTTGCGCAGAAATTTTTTTCAAATGATCCCATTCACTGGGGATCTGAATATCATTACGCAGTGGAATTTGCTCCTCCGATTGTCATCGGAGCATTTCTTACTCTAAACAAATTTCATAAAACATTTTTTCGAATTTCGGGAGCAGGACTTCTTCTCATGGCAAATCTCTACATTTTACTCCATGTCCATTTTTATGATGGTGAAACTCTCTCGAGAATTTTTTATAAAGACCATTATGTTCGAGAAAATCGCAATGAAATCTCTGAGGCAATCCAATCTGTTCAAAATGCGCGCTCTGTGAGCGCTCAAAGTGCATTTGTTCCTCATCTCACGAATCAAGAAATTTATCTTTTTCCTCGTGTTGAAAAAAGTGAATATATTCTCCTCATCTTGAATGATCGAAACAACTGGCCTCTCAATACTGAAAACGTAAACTTAGCATATCAAAAACTCCTGAGCAGCACTGAATATTCAGAAATTTTTCACAAAAATTCTGTTGTGGTATTTGAGAAAAATTAG
- a CDS encoding transposase — MKRHASRSYGVNTTYFLTTTVTAFRCLFHIPELAEILVASINFSREKFEVFIHAFVIMPNHFHLLLTVGEKWNVSEFMGGIKSFTSREVIKWCRNHRKLHLLELFQASAKMYKPSHKYQVWQERFDHLVVENENAFGEFFEYIHLNPLQEHWKLASSPEEYHLSSAGYYFLGKEPVIPITPIES; from the coding sequence ATGAAGCGACATGCTTCACGAAGTTACGGCGTAAATACGACATACTTCCTGACCACGACTGTTACAGCATTTCGGTGTCTCTTCCACATTCCTGAACTCGCAGAAATTCTCGTGGCAAGCATTAACTTTTCCAGAGAAAAGTTTGAAGTTTTCATTCATGCGTTCGTCATCATGCCCAATCACTTCCACCTCTTGCTTACAGTAGGAGAAAAATGGAATGTGTCAGAATTTATGGGAGGAATTAAAAGCTTCACTTCGCGAGAAGTTATCAAGTGGTGTAGGAATCACAGAAAATTACATCTTCTCGAATTGTTCCAAGCTTCAGCAAAAATGTACAAGCCATCACATAAATATCAAGTATGGCAGGAGCGATTTGATCATCTCGTGGTTGAGAATGAAAATGCATTCGGAGAATTTTTTGAGTATATCCACCTAAACCCTCTTCAAGAACACTGGAAGCTCGCATCTTCTCCGGAAGAATATCATCTCTCAAGCGCTGGGTATTACTTCCTCGGAAAAGAACCAGTTATCCCGATTACTCCGATTGAATCCTAG
- a CDS encoding tetratricopeptide repeat protein, with protein sequence MPTGILIGTFFTSLTGILFLFGNQSLKLRREEKIKIHEALKKSSHHDDHEAAVLPPPQKNEIDKLSPSYGSSFEQKVAELILEQMKSAMKDEGKGNEVALLFEETISFEKNPSSPPDVSPDGATKNVLLHGFFQNFQNFFKKIFSYKNWRKKTAEDEMSDAEEEARKKAALEHKRKKDPVIPRKEIHELLGKAEVFLARNELEEAEKLFIKILSFDEENVTALQKLAYLYLQTGSPHKSEGLYLELLELTSGSPAIYTNLGLALFNQKKFEESIEAYKKAVELDVDHGARYANLGQVYFVIQNLESAIECFENAVKKDPRNLGFLYHLADSCLEAKRFSEARKWYEKILDLSPYDESAKEEVRRLQALGF encoded by the coding sequence ATGCCGACTGGAATTCTTATCGGGACTTTTTTTACTTCACTCACTGGAATTCTTTTTCTCTTTGGAAATCAATCACTGAAACTTCGCCGAGAAGAAAAAATTAAAATTCATGAAGCGCTTAAAAAATCTTCTCATCATGATGACCATGAAGCAGCAGTATTGCCTCCTCCACAGAAAAACGAGATCGATAAACTCTCTCCATCGTACGGATCTTCCTTTGAACAGAAGGTCGCGGAACTCATTCTCGAGCAGATGAAGAGCGCAATGAAAGACGAAGGAAAGGGAAATGAGGTTGCTCTGCTTTTTGAAGAAACTATTTCTTTTGAGAAAAATCCAAGTTCTCCTCCTGATGTTTCTCCAGATGGAGCGACGAAAAATGTTCTTCTGCACGGATTTTTCCAAAATTTTCAGAATTTTTTCAAGAAAATTTTCTCCTATAAAAACTGGCGTAAAAAAACAGCCGAAGATGAAATGAGTGACGCGGAAGAGGAGGCTCGAAAAAAAGCTGCGCTCGAGCACAAGCGCAAAAAAGATCCAGTAATTCCCCGAAAGGAAATCCATGAGCTTCTCGGAAAAGCTGAGGTCTTTCTCGCGAGAAACGAACTTGAGGAAGCAGAAAAATTGTTTATTAAAATTCTTTCTTTTGATGAAGAGAATGTCACTGCACTTCAAAAATTAGCGTATCTCTATCTCCAAACTGGTTCTCCGCATAAATCAGAAGGGCTCTATCTTGAGCTCCTGGAACTCACCTCTGGAAGTCCAGCAATTTATACAAACTTGGGACTTGCACTTTTTAACCAGAAAAAATTTGAAGAATCCATCGAAGCTTATAAAAAGGCTGTAGAGCTTGATGTTGATCACGGCGCAAGGTACGCCAATTTGGGACAAGTGTATTTTGTAATTCAAAATTTAGAGTCTGCTATTGAGTGTTTTGAAAATGCGGTAAAAAAAGATCCGCGAAATTTAGGATTTCTCTATCATCTTGCCGATTCCTGCCTTGAAGCAAAGCGTTTTTCTGAAGCAAGAAAATGGTACGAAAAAATTCTTGATCTTTCCCCGTACGATGAATCTGCAAAGGAGGAAGTTCGGAGGCTTCAGGCTCTTGGATTTTAA
- a CDS encoding Txe/YoeB family addiction module toxin, which translates to MVKWRIVFTKQAQRDARKISSAGLREKTENILDIVKKNPFQTPPYFEKLVGDLSGAYSRRINIQHRVVYQVLKKEKTVKIIRLWTHYE; encoded by the coding sequence ATGGTAAAGTGGCGGATTGTATTTACAAAACAGGCGCAAAGAGACGCAAGAAAAATATCATCTGCAGGTTTGCGTGAAAAAACAGAAAACATATTGGACATTGTAAAGAAGAATCCATTCCAAACGCCTCCATATTTTGAAAAATTAGTTGGAGATTTGAGTGGAGCTTATTCTCGAAGAATAAATATTCAACATCGAGTCGTGTATCAAGTTCTCAAAAAAGAAAAAACTGTAAAAATTATTCGATTATGGACACATTATGAATAA
- a CDS encoding type II toxin-antitoxin system Phd/YefM family antitoxin encodes MRTLSVSQARANLYKIVKASGTGQVPIQVIGKNGSIVIITKDDWDAVQETLYLLSIPGMRQSIQKGLKTSLDECSDTLEW; translated from the coding sequence ATGAGAACGCTTTCTGTAAGCCAGGCGAGAGCAAATTTGTACAAAATTGTGAAGGCATCAGGAACTGGGCAGGTGCCAATACAAGTAATTGGCAAAAATGGAAGTATTGTAATTATTACAAAAGATGATTGGGATGCAGTGCAAGAAACACTCTATCTCCTCTCAATACCAGGAATGAGGCAATCCATTCAAAAAGGTCTCAAAACTTCGCTTGATGAATGTAGTGATACTCTCGAATGGTAA
- a CDS encoding dihydroorotate dehydrogenase: MPSLKTSFCGVEFTNPLVLASGILGVTGDSFHHTVRSGAGGITTKSIWLRPHPGHPNPTMVGFEHYFLNAVGLSDAGVIKAKEELGKYIPERKAPIIANIVAGKKDDFGAVAEEIAKLDPDIIEVNISCPNVESELGKPFACDLKDAAEVTKIVKKNVGKIPITIKLSPNVPNIADIAKACEDAGAQGITEINTMPGMRIHLKFRKPILANKTGGVSGPGLFPIALKAVYDIAKRVKIPIIGTGGVTTGKDAIEMVMAGATLVGVGTMVYYRDVKGFEEMTKEMEEWMEENEVQSLEEIRGCVS, from the coding sequence ATGCCATCCCTTAAAACTTCCTTCTGCGGCGTAGAATTTACAAACCCTCTCGTTCTTGCGAGCGGAATCCTTGGCGTCACTGGCGATTCGTTTCATCATACCGTTAGGTCTGGAGCTGGCGGAATCACGACAAAGAGCATTTGGTTACGTCCGCATCCGGGTCATCCAAATCCAACAATGGTGGGATTTGAACACTATTTTTTGAACGCAGTTGGACTTTCAGACGCCGGCGTTATAAAAGCGAAAGAAGAACTCGGGAAATATATTCCCGAGCGCAAAGCGCCGATCATTGCAAATATCGTCGCCGGGAAAAAAGATGATTTTGGAGCGGTCGCTGAAGAAATCGCAAAACTAGACCCGGATATTATCGAAGTAAATATTTCCTGCCCGAATGTAGAAAGTGAACTTGGAAAACCATTCGCATGTGATCTCAAGGACGCGGCGGAAGTAACGAAAATTGTAAAAAAAAATGTCGGAAAAATTCCGATCACGATCAAACTTTCTCCAAATGTCCCAAATATTGCTGATATCGCGAAGGCATGTGAAGATGCCGGAGCTCAAGGAATTACCGAAATTAATACGATGCCCGGAATGCGCATCCATCTCAAATTCAGAAAACCAATTCTCGCGAACAAAACTGGAGGAGTTTCTGGACCGGGACTCTTCCCGATTGCGCTCAAAGCCGTCTATGACATTGCGAAAAGAGTAAAAATTCCGATTATTGGAACAGGAGGCGTGACAACCGGAAAAGACGCCATTGAAATGGTTATGGCGGGAGCAACACTCGTTGGAGTGGGAACAATGGTGTATTATCGCGATGTAAAAGGATTTGAGGAAATGACGAAGGAAATGGAGGAATGGATGGAGGAAAATGAAGTGCAGAGTTTGGAAGAAATTCGGGGATGTGTTTCGTAA
- a CDS encoding UDP-N-acetylmuramoyl-tripeptide--D-alanyl-D-alanine ligase produces the protein MKKIAQKFILFLLKKKAKAVLNSSAKIIGVTGSVGKTTTKNAIAHVLSSRYKVLASQEGFNTEIGILLTLLGEHESGFSSPMKWICILWRIFWKKLEIPEIIVLEYGVDAPGDMDKLLRIAQPSYGVLTKIAPIHLGESQFPNLEGIRDEKAKLLFSIPSGGMAILNHDDEKIREIFPQIHGKTCSFGTSPDADYTITEIKQYDDGISFHVKNDTDSATFRVPLLGIYHITVLLPAIILGKEFGISLQESTELLKNFSPPPGRGKILAGKNGSVLWDFSYNSSISSATAALQTLKEISAQRKLALLGNMNEIGKYSAEFHLELGKIAAKYADEIFFVGKEHEHFAEGVQGKKPLSIFENAVLAGEHLKNILTEGDFLLIKGSQNDVFLERAVAKILKNPEDAKFLCRQGKEWKKGIDKVVRNIVP, from the coding sequence ATGAAAAAGATCGCTCAGAAGTTCATTCTCTTCCTCCTCAAAAAGAAGGCGAAAGCGGTGCTGAATTCCAGTGCAAAAATTATCGGAGTTACTGGATCAGTGGGAAAGACAACGACAAAGAATGCAATCGCGCACGTTTTGAGTTCCAGGTACAAAGTACTCGCAAGTCAAGAAGGATTTAACACCGAAATTGGCATTCTTCTCACACTTCTTGGAGAACACGAATCAGGATTTTCTTCGCCGATGAAATGGATATGTATTCTCTGGAGAATCTTTTGGAAAAAACTGGAAATTCCAGAAATTATTGTTTTGGAATATGGAGTTGATGCACCAGGAGATATGGACAAACTTCTTCGAATTGCGCAGCCTTCCTACGGGGTTCTTACTAAAATTGCTCCTATCCACCTTGGAGAAAGTCAATTTCCGAATCTCGAGGGAATTCGAGATGAAAAGGCAAAACTTCTTTTTAGTATTCCATCCGGCGGAATGGCAATTCTCAATCATGATGATGAGAAAATTCGTGAAATATTTCCGCAGATACATGGGAAAACTTGTTCTTTTGGAACTTCTCCTGACGCAGACTATACGATTACTGAAATCAAACAATATGACGATGGAATTTCTTTCCATGTGAAGAATGATACAGATTCAGCAACTTTTCGCGTGCCACTTCTCGGAATTTATCACATTACCGTACTTCTTCCCGCAATTATTTTGGGAAAGGAATTTGGGATTTCACTTCAGGAAAGTACTGAACTTTTGAAAAATTTTTCTCCTCCGCCTGGGAGAGGGAAAATTCTCGCGGGAAAAAACGGAAGTGTTCTTTGGGATTTCTCCTACAATTCCAGTATTTCTTCAGCTACTGCTGCACTTCAGACTCTCAAAGAAATTTCTGCTCAAAGGAAACTCGCGCTTCTCGGAAATATGAATGAAATTGGGAAGTATTCCGCAGAGTTTCATCTTGAACTCGGAAAAATTGCAGCGAAATACGCGGATGAAATCTTTTTTGTAGGAAAGGAACACGAGCATTTCGCAGAGGGAGTGCAGGGAAAAAAGCCGCTTTCCATTTTTGAAAATGCCGTTCTTGCTGGAGAACATCTCAAAAATATTCTTACCGAAGGAGATTTTCTTTTGATCAAGGGATCTCAAAACGATGTGTTTTTGGAAAGGGCAGTAGCAAAAATTCTGAAAAATCCAGAAGATGCAAAATTTTTATGTCGACAAGGAAAAGAGTGGAAAAAGGGTATTGACAAAGTCGTACGGAATATCGTACCATGA
- a CDS encoding DUF2079 domain-containing protein, protein MVLSHTESRIKYLILLIIVFFSLLYGIISLVPHYNFRTNAFDLGIFNQTIHQYSELEFGPNTIREVPTLLADHLEILLFVFAPFFWIFGSYTLLIIQILFVLAGGIGVFYVVKYEAKQSEKWLPILALVTFYSFFGIITALGFDFHNNVIGAMMIPWLFFFFNTNRWR, encoded by the coding sequence ATGGTGCTCTCTCATACAGAATCAAGAATAAAATATCTCATTCTTCTGATTATTGTTTTCTTCTCGCTTCTGTATGGCATTATTTCTCTTGTTCCTCACTATAATTTTCGTACAAATGCATTTGATTTAGGAATTTTCAATCAGACGATTCATCAGTATTCAGAGCTCGAATTTGGACCAAATACGATTCGCGAAGTGCCGACTCTCCTCGCTGATCATCTGGAAATACTTCTGTTTGTATTTGCTCCGTTTTTTTGGATTTTTGGCTCATATACGCTTCTCATCATACAAATTCTTTTTGTTCTTGCGGGAGGAATTGGCGTTTTTTATGTTGTGAAATATGAAGCGAAACAAAGCGAAAAGTGGCTTCCCATTTTAGCCCTTGTTACATTTTACTCGTTTTTTGGCATTATCACCGCTCTTGGTTTTGATTTTCATAACAATGTCATTGGCGCGATGATGATTCCTTGGCTTTTCTTCTTTTTCAATACCAATCGATGGCGATAG